From one Halosimplex rubrum genomic stretch:
- a CDS encoding DUF7344 domain-containing protein, producing MSQTTTHTTDDGRTVIDLDADKRYDLLAAERRRTVLAVLTERGGATPTGLDELVTAVAAREGDEASAEAAERLAVSLHHVHLPRMDDLGVLDYDPGANRVETVRSLATAQSD from the coding sequence ATGTCCCAGACTACAACGCACACCACGGACGACGGCCGAACCGTTATCGACCTCGACGCGGACAAGCGCTACGACCTCCTGGCGGCCGAGCGGCGGCGGACGGTGCTGGCCGTCCTCACCGAACGGGGCGGCGCCACACCGACCGGACTCGACGAGCTCGTGACGGCGGTGGCGGCGCGCGAGGGCGACGAAGCGTCCGCGGAGGCGGCCGAACGGCTCGCCGTCTCGCTGCATCACGTCCACCTGCCGCGGATGGACGACCTGGGCGTGCTCGACTACGACCCGGGGGCCAACCGCGTCGAGACCGTCCGCTCCCTCGCGACGGCGCAGTCGGACTGA
- a CDS encoding PAS domain S-box protein, with translation MEPHGLTESLRETLAVFDGDGEPRTTSEVADRLDLGRRSTYDRLDRLVDGGHLRTKKVGASARVWWRPPDPEVADDADPDWPAAAESLVADVLGTVDVGVLVIDADDEVAWVNDAVERYFGVDRAAVLGLEESALLADRLAPAVDDSAAFADRVRSTYDGEAGEERFECRVTAGDDRADRWLEHRSRPIESGAYAGGRVELYVDVIERKRAELTQRDQRDQFESLVEAVEEYAIFRLDADGCVQTWNPGAARLKGYEADDIVGEHFSAFYTEADREAGVPERNLAAAAEGGWIEDEGWRVRADGTRFWANVTITAIYGDDGDLDGFAKVTRDMTERREFEQRLQRERDLLERLFDAIPVGVAVLDSEGEAVRMNDRTRQYLGIDESADGESADEESTNLPAGTVFDEDGEEVPPGERPYERPLRTGEPVRDWVGRFDLPGLGERWLSIDAVPLTDDGAVERVVVSAEDVTQLKEQAQRLERRREDLEHELDEVLERIDDGFFALDEDWRFSYVNERAAALLDRDRHELVGRSVWDAFPAAGGTTFQEQYERARETGESVSFEAYFPPLSTWFEVSAHPSESGISVYFRDVTDRKARERELERYERIVETVEDGIYVVDEGGYFTQVNETYAAMVDRDPDELVGEHVSAVVDDEAVAAARRLEDALAVDERATATLEATLAGPDGEEWIGEATFSLMDAEAGAGDEDDGHERIAVVRDVTERKERKRELEQYERIVETVGDGIYALDDDSRFVLVNESFCEMLGYDREELLGMEPTDIYDEEYAPVVEERAAAVAAGEREAATIEFELFRKDGTAVPVETRYEPFPYGDGTGRCGVVRDISERLERERELQRRVRQQAVVTELGQRALEERDLDALMAEAAEEVATTLGNDYCKVLELDEAGEQLLLRQGVGWDDDLVGEATISAVADDSQAAYTLRSGDPVVVEDLRSEHRFSGPDLLRDHAVRSGISVVVGSPENPWGILGTHDTEPGEASQQDVNFVQSVATVLATAINRHRYENRLVRRREQLAALNSLNEVVNGITDAVVDQSTCAEIERTVCEHLAAADSYRFAWIGEVDTADQTVEPRAKAGTDGYLEGITISIDSDDERSGGPTGRAFRTGEAQVTRDIQASDAHDPWRERVDSYGVRSSAAIPIVHEGTTYGVLNVYAGRPDAFEGQERTVLAQLGEVVGHAIAAAERKQALLSDEVVELEFQITDLFEALDLPEQPEGQFSFDHVVPVGDDEFLVYGTASAAAVDTVERLVERLPHWAEVSFADEEGEGERGFELRMVEPPVLSTLASLGGSVEEVVVEDGDYRMTLHVSPTADVRQVIEAVTDAYPRATMLRRQQVTREDARARSTRSLLEGLTDRQRTTLEAAYHAGFFEWPRDASGEDVAESLQVSPPTFHQHLRKAEGKVFGGLFEGSAD, from the coding sequence ATGGAACCGCACGGGCTGACAGAGAGTCTCCGGGAGACGCTCGCGGTGTTCGACGGGGACGGTGAGCCGCGGACGACGAGCGAGGTGGCCGACCGGCTCGACCTCGGGCGCCGGAGCACGTACGACCGGCTGGACCGACTGGTCGACGGGGGGCACCTCCGGACGAAGAAGGTGGGAGCGAGCGCCCGCGTGTGGTGGCGCCCCCCGGACCCGGAGGTCGCCGACGACGCGGACCCCGATTGGCCGGCCGCGGCGGAGTCGCTCGTCGCGGACGTGCTGGGGACGGTCGACGTGGGCGTGCTCGTCATCGACGCCGACGACGAGGTGGCCTGGGTCAACGACGCCGTCGAGCGCTACTTCGGCGTCGACCGCGCGGCCGTGCTGGGCCTGGAGGAGTCCGCCCTGCTCGCCGACCGGCTCGCGCCGGCGGTCGACGACTCGGCGGCGTTCGCCGACCGGGTCCGGTCGACCTACGACGGCGAGGCCGGCGAGGAGCGCTTCGAATGTCGCGTCACGGCCGGCGACGACCGGGCCGACCGGTGGCTCGAACACCGGAGTCGGCCGATCGAGTCGGGCGCCTACGCGGGCGGTCGGGTGGAGCTGTACGTGGACGTGATCGAGCGCAAACGGGCGGAGCTGACCCAGCGCGACCAGCGCGACCAGTTCGAGTCACTGGTCGAGGCCGTCGAGGAGTACGCCATCTTCCGGCTCGACGCCGACGGCTGCGTGCAGACGTGGAACCCCGGAGCGGCGCGCCTGAAGGGGTACGAGGCCGACGACATCGTCGGCGAGCACTTCTCGGCGTTCTACACCGAGGCCGACCGCGAGGCGGGCGTCCCCGAGCGGAACCTCGCGGCGGCGGCCGAGGGGGGCTGGATCGAGGACGAGGGCTGGCGCGTCCGCGCCGACGGGACGCGCTTCTGGGCGAACGTGACGATCACGGCCATCTACGGCGACGACGGCGACCTCGACGGGTTCGCGAAGGTGACCCGCGACATGACCGAGCGCCGCGAGTTCGAGCAGCGCCTCCAGCGCGAGCGGGACCTGCTCGAACGCCTCTTCGACGCCATCCCGGTCGGGGTCGCGGTCCTCGACAGCGAGGGCGAGGCCGTCAGGATGAACGACCGCACCCGGCAATACCTCGGGATCGACGAGTCGGCCGACGGGGAGTCGGCCGACGAGGAGTCGACGAACCTCCCCGCCGGGACCGTCTTCGACGAGGACGGCGAGGAGGTCCCGCCGGGCGAACGGCCCTACGAGCGGCCGCTCCGGACGGGCGAACCGGTGAGGGACTGGGTCGGCCGGTTCGACCTCCCGGGGCTCGGCGAGCGGTGGCTCTCGATCGACGCCGTCCCGCTGACCGACGACGGGGCGGTCGAGCGCGTCGTCGTCTCCGCGGAGGACGTGACCCAGCTCAAAGAACAGGCCCAGCGGCTCGAACGGCGACGCGAGGACCTCGAACACGAACTGGACGAGGTGCTCGAACGCATCGACGACGGGTTCTTCGCGCTCGACGAGGACTGGCGGTTCAGCTACGTCAACGAGCGGGCGGCCGCGCTGCTCGACCGCGACCGCCACGAACTCGTCGGCCGGAGCGTCTGGGACGCCTTCCCCGCGGCCGGCGGCACGACGTTCCAGGAGCAGTACGAGCGCGCCCGGGAGACCGGCGAGTCAGTCTCCTTCGAGGCGTACTTCCCGCCGCTCTCGACCTGGTTCGAGGTGTCGGCCCACCCCTCCGAGAGCGGGATCTCCGTGTACTTCCGGGACGTGACCGATCGGAAGGCCCGCGAACGCGAGCTCGAACGCTACGAGCGGATCGTCGAGACCGTCGAGGACGGCATCTACGTGGTCGACGAGGGCGGCTACTTCACGCAGGTCAACGAGACCTACGCCGCGATGGTCGATCGCGACCCCGACGAACTGGTCGGCGAACACGTCTCGGCGGTCGTCGACGACGAAGCGGTCGCCGCGGCCCGGCGGCTCGAGGACGCCCTCGCGGTCGACGAGCGGGCGACGGCGACGCTGGAGGCGACGCTGGCCGGTCCCGACGGCGAGGAGTGGATCGGCGAGGCGACGTTCTCGCTGATGGACGCCGAGGCCGGGGCGGGCGACGAGGACGACGGCCACGAGCGCATCGCCGTCGTCCGGGACGTGACCGAGCGCAAGGAACGCAAGCGCGAGCTCGAACAGTACGAGCGGATCGTCGAGACGGTCGGCGACGGCATCTACGCGCTGGACGACGACAGCCGGTTCGTGCTCGTCAACGAGTCGTTCTGCGAGATGCTCGGCTACGACCGCGAGGAGCTACTGGGGATGGAACCGACCGACATCTACGACGAGGAGTACGCCCCCGTCGTCGAGGAGCGGGCGGCGGCGGTCGCCGCGGGCGAGCGCGAGGCGGCGACCATCGAGTTCGAACTCTTCCGGAAGGACGGCACCGCCGTCCCGGTCGAGACCCGCTACGAACCGTTCCCCTACGGCGACGGCACCGGTCGCTGCGGCGTCGTCCGCGACATCTCCGAGCGCCTCGAACGCGAGCGGGAACTCCAGCGGCGAGTCCGCCAGCAGGCGGTCGTCACCGAGCTCGGCCAGCGCGCCCTCGAAGAGCGCGACCTCGACGCCCTGATGGCCGAGGCGGCCGAGGAGGTGGCGACGACGCTCGGCAACGACTACTGCAAGGTGCTCGAACTGGACGAGGCCGGCGAACAACTGCTGCTCCGTCAGGGCGTCGGGTGGGACGACGACCTCGTCGGCGAGGCGACGATCTCCGCCGTCGCGGACGACTCCCAGGCGGCGTACACCCTCCGGTCGGGCGACCCGGTCGTCGTCGAGGACCTCCGAAGCGAGCACCGGTTCAGCGGCCCGGATCTGCTGCGCGACCACGCCGTTCGCTCGGGGATCAGCGTCGTCGTCGGGTCGCCGGAGAACCCGTGGGGGATCCTCGGGACCCACGACACGGAACCCGGGGAGGCCTCCCAGCAGGACGTGAACTTCGTCCAGTCGGTGGCGACGGTGCTGGCGACGGCGATCAACCGCCACCGCTACGAGAACCGGCTCGTCCGCCGGCGCGAGCAACTGGCGGCGCTCAACAGCCTCAACGAGGTCGTCAACGGGATCACCGACGCCGTCGTCGACCAGTCGACCTGCGCGGAGATCGAACGGACGGTGTGCGAACACCTCGCCGCCGCCGACTCCTACCGGTTCGCCTGGATCGGCGAGGTCGACACCGCCGACCAGACCGTCGAGCCCCGCGCGAAGGCCGGCACGGACGGGTATCTGGAGGGGATCACGATCTCCATCGACTCGGACGACGAGCGCAGCGGCGGCCCGACCGGGCGCGCGTTCCGCACGGGCGAGGCGCAGGTCACCCGGGACATCCAGGCCAGCGACGCCCACGACCCCTGGCGCGAGCGCGTCGACAGCTACGGCGTCCGGTCGTCGGCGGCCATCCCCATCGTCCACGAGGGGACGACCTACGGCGTTCTGAACGTCTACGCCGGCCGGCCCGACGCCTTCGAGGGCCAGGAGCGGACGGTCCTGGCCCAGCTCGGCGAGGTCGTCGGCCACGCCATCGCCGCCGCCGAGCGCAAGCAGGCGCTGCTCTCGGACGAGGTGGTCGAGCTGGAGTTCCAGATCACCGACCTCTTCGAGGCGCTCGACCTCCCGGAACAGCCCGAGGGGCAGTTCTCGTTCGACCACGTCGTCCCCGTCGGCGACGACGAGTTTCTCGTCTACGGGACGGCCTCGGCGGCGGCCGTCGACACCGTCGAACGGCTGGTCGAGCGGCTCCCCCACTGGGCCGAGGTATCGTTCGCCGACGAGGAGGGCGAGGGCGAGCGCGGGTTCGAACTCCGGATGGTCGAGCCGCCCGTGCTGTCGACGCTCGCCTCGCTCGGCGGCTCCGTCGAGGAGGTCGTCGTCGAGGACGGCGACTACCGGATGACGCTGCACGTCTCGCCGACGGCCGACGTGCGACAGGTCATCGAGGCCGTGACCGACGCCTACCCCCGGGCGACGATGCTGCGCCGCCAGCAAGTGACCAGAGAGGACGCCCGGGCCCGCTCGACCCGGTCGCTGCTGGAGGGGCTGACCGACCGCCAGCGGACCACGCTCGAGGCGGCCTACCACGCCGGCTTCTTCGAGTGGCCCCGCGACGCCTCCGGCGAGGACGTGGCCGAGTCGCTGCAGGTCTCCCCGCCCACCTTCCACCAGCACCTCCGCAAGGCCGAGGGCAAGGTGTTCGGCGGCCTCTTCGAGGGGAGCGCCGACTGA
- a CDS encoding MBL fold metallo-hydrolase: MAIGDVSAVTVGDCTDLSYVDTGMYDTEAYGAVYLIDDDRPALVDTGIGTNYERVLDLVREADLAPEDVEVIALTHVHLDHAGGAGLLVEACPNADVYVHPVGAPHVADPGRLWEGTKSAVGDQIEFYTQPDPVPEERIVEIEGGDTIDLGDHALEVSHAPGHAPHQVVFHDPENDAVFTADAAGIYAPSRDEVFPTSPPPNFDPEGCRDDIDTLREIDPEVLCYAHFGPAEAGDKLDRYAEVLDSWVEAVAEARAESGEDAAVIDRFVAEADAERAVWGAEKADAEVAMNVRGVLAALDRRE, encoded by the coding sequence ATGGCCATCGGCGACGTGTCCGCGGTGACGGTCGGCGACTGCACGGATCTGTCCTACGTCGACACGGGGATGTACGACACCGAGGCGTACGGGGCGGTCTACCTGATCGACGACGACCGGCCGGCGCTGGTCGACACCGGCATCGGCACGAACTACGAGCGCGTCCTGGATCTGGTGCGCGAGGCGGACCTCGCGCCCGAGGACGTCGAGGTGATCGCGCTCACGCACGTCCACCTCGACCACGCGGGCGGCGCGGGCTTGCTCGTCGAGGCGTGCCCCAACGCCGACGTGTACGTCCACCCGGTCGGCGCGCCCCACGTGGCCGACCCCGGACGGCTCTGGGAAGGCACGAAGTCGGCGGTCGGTGACCAGATCGAGTTCTACACCCAGCCCGACCCCGTCCCAGAGGAACGGATCGTCGAGATCGAAGGCGGCGATACGATCGACCTGGGCGACCACGCGCTGGAGGTGTCCCACGCGCCGGGCCACGCCCCCCATCAGGTCGTCTTCCACGACCCCGAGAACGACGCGGTCTTCACCGCCGACGCGGCGGGCATCTACGCGCCGAGTCGCGACGAGGTGTTCCCGACGAGCCCGCCGCCGAACTTCGACCCGGAGGGGTGTCGGGACGATATCGACACCCTGCGGGAGATCGACCCCGAGGTGCTGTGTTACGCCCACTTCGGGCCGGCCGAGGCGGGTGACAAACTGGACCGGTACGCCGAGGTGCTCGATTCATGGGTCGAGGCGGTCGCCGAGGCGCGGGCCGAGTCGGGCGAGGACGCGGCGGTGATCGACCGCTTCGTCGCCGAGGCGGACGCCGAGCGGGCGGTGTGGGGCGCCGAGAAGGCCGACGCGGAGGTGGCGATGAACGTCCGCGGCGTATTGGCGGCGCTGGACCGGCGGGAGTAG
- a CDS encoding MATE family efflux transporter translates to MADSGLDRLVAGVRRRVNMVFKDREEFDLTSGDIPRPLFYLSLPIVVTNLLQTAYNLVDTIWLGQYSETALAAIGMAFPLVFFLISLGLGISIAGSILVAQNIGADDEEQAEFAASQTVTFAIIASLLLGAFGYLNVGRLLDLIGGPENVVAGATGYLQIISLGMVFMFAFFVFMSLMRGYGDTITPMLVMFVTVVVNMVLDPFLIFGWWVFPELGIEGAAYATIFSRALATVIGMAIMFRGNRGVQIHLSEMWPDLSYLRKILRVGVPASIENTGNSIAVVLMLTIVTPFGETVIAAYTVGVRMFSVIFLPAIAVGRGVETMAGQNIGAGEQERAGRATNFAAKAMFGVLAAVGVLTWLGAPNIVAIFSDDPEVVEIGRLFLRYVAPTFGFTGIFHAYKGGFRGAGKTLTAAAISISMLGLVRLPVAWFASGEMGYEGIWLAFAVSNLAGAAIAFAWYRLGTWRDASLTDAPGVGPAPDTDAEPATDD, encoded by the coding sequence ATGGCCGACTCCGGGCTCGACCGCCTCGTCGCCGGCGTCCGCAGGCGAGTGAACATGGTGTTCAAGGACCGCGAGGAGTTCGACCTCACGTCGGGCGACATCCCCCGCCCGCTGTTCTATCTCTCGCTGCCGATCGTCGTCACCAACCTGCTGCAGACGGCGTACAACCTCGTCGACACCATCTGGCTCGGTCAGTACAGCGAGACGGCGCTGGCGGCCATCGGGATGGCGTTCCCGCTCGTCTTCTTCCTCATCTCGCTGGGTCTCGGGATATCGATCGCCGGGAGCATCCTCGTCGCCCAGAACATCGGCGCCGACGACGAGGAGCAGGCGGAGTTCGCCGCCTCCCAGACCGTCACCTTCGCGATCATCGCGTCGCTGCTGCTGGGCGCGTTCGGCTACCTCAACGTCGGGCGGCTGCTCGACCTCATCGGCGGCCCCGAGAACGTCGTCGCCGGCGCGACCGGCTACCTGCAGATCATCTCGCTCGGGATGGTGTTCATGTTCGCCTTCTTCGTGTTCATGTCGCTGATGCGCGGCTACGGCGACACGATCACGCCGATGCTCGTCATGTTCGTCACCGTCGTCGTCAACATGGTGCTGGACCCGTTCCTCATCTTCGGCTGGTGGGTCTTCCCCGAGCTCGGCATCGAGGGCGCCGCCTACGCGACCATCTTCTCGCGGGCGCTCGCCACGGTCATCGGCATGGCGATCATGTTCCGCGGCAACCGCGGCGTCCAGATCCACCTCTCGGAGATGTGGCCGGACCTGAGCTATCTGCGGAAGATCCTCCGGGTCGGCGTCCCCGCCTCGATCGAGAACACCGGCAACTCCATCGCGGTCGTGCTCATGCTGACCATCGTCACCCCGTTCGGCGAGACGGTCATCGCCGCCTACACCGTCGGCGTCCGCATGTTCTCGGTCATCTTCCTCCCCGCCATCGCCGTCGGCCGCGGCGTCGAGACGATGGCCGGTCAGAACATCGGCGCCGGCGAGCAGGAGCGAGCCGGCCGCGCCACCAACTTCGCCGCCAAGGCCATGTTCGGCGTCCTCGCCGCGGTCGGCGTGCTCACGTGGCTCGGCGCCCCCAACATCGTCGCCATCTTCTCCGACGACCCCGAGGTGGTCGAGATCGGCCGCCTGTTCCTCCGCTACGTCGCCCCGACCTTCGGCTTCACCGGTATCTTCCACGCCTACAAGGGCGGGTTCCGCGGCGCCGGCAAGACCCTGACCGCCGCCGCCATCTCGATCTCCATGCTCGGCCTCGTCCGGCTCCCCGTCGCCTGGTTCGCGTCCGGCGAGATGGGCTACGAGGGGATCTGGCTCGCGTTCGCCGTCTCCAACCTCGCCGGCGCCGCCATCGCCTTCGCCTGGTACCGCCTGGGCACCTGGCGCGACGCCTCCCTCACGGACGCCCCCGGCGTCGGTCCCGCCCCCGACACCGACGCCGAACCCGCCACCGACGACTGA
- a CDS encoding TetR/AcrR family transcriptional regulator produces the protein MTGTTDSAAAGGSTPEAIMGATYRALCEHGYADLTMQDIADESDKSKASLHYHFDTKEELLLAFLDHLYDAFTDDVGTTDGDDAVERLVRFVDELLCPAERTDEPRAESSPDGPSDDGTDDDGTGGDDPNDGAGTDEFEEFQTALLEIKAQGPYVEAYREQLERVDAFVRGRVRSIVADGIEEGTIRADVDPDDTAAFVATLVDGVNTRRVALGETDGSVRNTFLAYVRENLVAPGADVAVDLDPGSDADRDTDGDATGAADGRAAAGGDD, from the coding sequence ATGACCGGAACGACGGACAGCGCCGCGGCCGGCGGCTCCACCCCGGAAGCTATCATGGGGGCCACCTACCGGGCGCTGTGCGAACACGGCTACGCGGATCTGACGATGCAGGACATCGCGGACGAATCGGACAAGAGCAAGGCCTCGTTGCACTACCACTTCGACACCAAGGAGGAGCTACTGCTGGCCTTCCTCGACCACCTCTACGACGCGTTCACCGACGACGTCGGGACGACCGACGGCGACGACGCCGTCGAGCGGCTGGTTCGGTTCGTCGACGAGTTGCTCTGCCCGGCCGAGCGGACGGACGAGCCGCGAGCGGAGTCGAGCCCCGACGGACCGAGCGACGACGGGACGGATGACGACGGGACGGGTGGCGACGATCCGAACGACGGCGCCGGGACGGACGAGTTCGAGGAGTTCCAGACGGCGCTGCTGGAGATCAAGGCCCAGGGGCCCTACGTCGAGGCCTATCGCGAGCAGCTGGAGCGGGTCGACGCGTTCGTCCGCGGTCGCGTCCGGTCGATCGTCGCCGACGGGATCGAGGAGGGGACGATCCGCGCCGACGTGGACCCCGACGACACCGCCGCCTTCGTCGCGACGCTCGTCGACGGCGTGAACACCCGCCGGGTCGCCCTCGGGGAGACCGACGGGAGCGTCCGCAACACCTTCCTCGCGTACGTCCGCGAGAACCTCGTCGCCCCCGGCGCCGACGTGGCGGTCGACCTCGACCCGGGGAGCGATGCGGACCGTGACACCGACGGCGACGCGACCGGAGCCGCCGACGGCCGGGCGGCCGCGGGAGGCGACGACTGA
- a CDS encoding Hsp20/alpha crystallin family protein, whose amino-acid sequence MTHHPDHEVELFKDEGAYEVYADLPGYGSADVDLRWHDGRLHVTAEHRTDEGETRVFNRHVSVPRRVDADAISATYSDDVLKVRLPVSDDDARPGTRIEVGE is encoded by the coding sequence GTGACACACCACCCGGACCACGAGGTCGAACTGTTCAAAGACGAGGGCGCCTACGAGGTGTACGCCGACCTGCCGGGGTACGGCAGCGCGGACGTCGACCTCCGCTGGCACGACGGCCGGCTCCACGTCACCGCCGAACACCGGACCGACGAGGGGGAGACCCGCGTGTTCAACCGCCACGTCTCGGTGCCGCGACGGGTCGACGCCGACGCGATCTCGGCGACCTACAGCGACGACGTGCTGAAGGTGCGACTCCCGGTTTCCGACGACGACGCCCGACCCGGCACGCGGATCGAGGTCGGCGAGTAG
- a CDS encoding C-terminal binding protein — protein sequence MEAVASDDPMIDAELLGERLGPDATVTVAETDTVDAVREAAADADALVADVSTPVTAEVLDACPDLRIVARAGVGVDTIDVGAAAERDVVVTNVPEYCTEEVATHTVALLLACLRSLGRYDRDVKTGGWDWRAGGEIHRLSGLTLGFVSYGPIARRVRELVAGFGVDAVAYDPYVDAEEMAADEVEKVDFDQLLDRTDLLSVNAPLTEETRDAVDAAAFERLVDHAVVVNTGRGGVVDEAALADALEAGEVAAAGLDVFAEEPPEGSPLFDRDDAILTPHAAWYSEEARADLHETVAANVRAALADETPPDRIDPELDWV from the coding sequence ATGGAAGCCGTCGCGAGCGACGACCCGATGATCGACGCGGAACTGCTGGGCGAGCGCCTGGGGCCGGACGCGACCGTCACCGTCGCCGAGACCGACACCGTGGACGCGGTCCGCGAGGCCGCGGCCGACGCCGACGCGCTCGTCGCGGACGTGTCGACGCCGGTGACCGCCGAGGTGCTGGACGCGTGCCCGGACCTGCGGATCGTCGCGCGAGCGGGCGTCGGCGTCGACACCATCGACGTGGGCGCCGCGGCCGAGCGCGACGTGGTCGTGACGAACGTCCCCGAGTACTGCACCGAGGAGGTGGCGACTCACACCGTGGCGCTGCTGCTCGCCTGTCTCCGTTCGCTGGGCCGGTACGACCGCGACGTGAAAACCGGCGGCTGGGACTGGCGGGCCGGCGGCGAGATCCACCGCCTCTCGGGGCTCACGCTCGGGTTCGTCTCCTACGGACCGATCGCTCGTCGCGTTCGCGAACTGGTCGCGGGGTTCGGCGTCGACGCCGTCGCCTACGATCCCTACGTCGACGCCGAGGAGATGGCCGCCGACGAGGTGGAGAAGGTCGATTTCGACCAGCTACTCGACCGGACCGACCTCCTCTCTGTGAACGCGCCGCTGACCGAGGAGACCCGTGACGCGGTCGACGCCGCCGCGTTCGAGCGGCTGGTCGACCACGCGGTCGTCGTCAACACCGGCCGCGGCGGCGTCGTCGACGAGGCCGCGCTGGCCGACGCGCTCGAAGCGGGCGAGGTCGCGGCCGCCGGGCTGGACGTGTTCGCCGAGGAGCCGCCCGAGGGGTCGCCGCTGTTCGATCGCGACGACGCGATCCTGACCCCTCACGCCGCGTGGTACTCCGAAGAGGCCCGCGCGGACCTCCACGAGACCGTCGCAGCGAACGTCCGGGCGGCGCTGGCCGATGAGACGCCTCCCGACCGGATCGACCCCGAGCTGGACTGGGTGTGA
- a CDS encoding AGE family epimerase/isomerase produces the protein MSRDPAALAEAYLPRLRENLRETVIDFWYPRAVDTEHGGFRTSYDAEGAFAGNDRKMIVTQARMLWFSARLYRAGYGDELLDAAERGFDFLTGEMRDDDHGGYYWEVERDGEVVKPNKHMYGQSFVLYGLAEYYRASDDEAAREAAVDLFERFEDEAYDEDNGGYVEYFEPDWTPITDGGTYLDNIEPDWSPKEDVDAELDPTTKLMNTHLHLMEAFTTFYEVTGHDLAGKRLSELLTINTNTVVRKKLGACTDKYAPDWQPLLDDENYRIVSYGHDVENVWLTMDAADALDTSLNYYRDLYETLWDYSLEYGYDDDHGGFYFYGPFEEPATSRIKAWWVQAEALTSALRMYELTGEDRYADVFAETYDFIDEYHVDREVGEWHSGVTEDLEAVGRKGAMYKGAYHNGRALIECIEALERLRDA, from the coding sequence ATGTCACGCGACCCCGCCGCTCTCGCCGAGGCGTACCTGCCCCGACTGCGGGAGAACCTCCGCGAGACGGTGATCGACTTCTGGTACCCCCGCGCCGTCGACACCGAACACGGCGGCTTCCGCACCAGCTACGACGCCGAGGGGGCGTTCGCCGGCAACGACCGCAAGATGATCGTCACCCAGGCGCGGATGCTCTGGTTCTCCGCGCGGCTCTACCGCGCCGGCTACGGCGACGAACTGCTCGACGCCGCCGAGCGCGGCTTCGACTTCCTCACCGGGGAGATGCGCGACGACGACCACGGCGGCTACTACTGGGAGGTCGAGCGCGACGGCGAGGTCGTCAAGCCGAACAAGCACATGTACGGCCAGTCGTTCGTCCTCTACGGCCTCGCCGAGTACTACCGCGCCAGCGACGACGAGGCCGCCCGCGAGGCCGCCGTCGACCTGTTCGAGCGCTTCGAGGACGAAGCCTACGACGAGGACAACGGCGGCTACGTCGAGTACTTCGAGCCCGACTGGACGCCGATCACCGACGGGGGCACCTACCTCGACAACATCGAACCCGACTGGTCGCCCAAGGAGGACGTCGACGCCGAACTCGACCCGACGACGAAACTGATGAACACCCACCTCCACCTCATGGAGGCCTTTACCACCTTCTACGAGGTCACCGGCCACGACCTGGCCGGCAAACGCCTCTCGGAACTGCTCACTATCAACACCAACACGGTCGTCCGGAAGAAGCTGGGCGCCTGCACCGACAAGTACGCCCCCGACTGGCAGCCCCTGCTGGACGACGAGAACTACCGGATCGTCTCCTACGGCCACGACGTGGAGAACGTCTGGCTGACGATGGACGCCGCCGACGCGCTGGACACCTCGCTGAACTACTACCGCGATCTCTACGAGACGCTCTGGGACTACTCGCTCGAATACGGCTACGACGACGACCACGGCGGCTTCTACTTCTACGGCCCCTTCGAGGAGCCCGCCACGAGCCGGATCAAGGCCTGGTGGGTCCAGGCCGAGGCGCTGACCAGCGCCCTGCGGATGTACGAACTCACCGGCGAGGACCGCTACGCCGACGTGTTCGCCGAGACGTACGACTTTATCGACGAGTACCACGTCGACCGCGAGGTGGGTGAGTGGCACTCCGGCGTCACCGAGGACCTCGAAGCCGTCGGCCGCAAGGGCGCGATGTACAAGGGCGCCTACCACAACGGCCGCGCGCTGATCGAGTGCATCGAGGCGCTGGAGCGGTTGCGGGACGCCTGA